Proteins encoded in a region of the Apilactobacillus apisilvae genome:
- the greA gene encoding transcription elongation factor GreA, whose translation MAEDETYPMTLEGKKKLENELEDLRLNQRPKIIERIKIARSYGDLSENSEYESAKNEQSMLESRITTVEHMLQYSNVVDNEDVDKDLVNVGKKVTFKELPDEDPETYQIVGAAEADPMGGKISNDSPIAKALLGHKKNDDVTIEIPAGDMQVKIIDVQ comes from the coding sequence ATGGCTGAAGACGAAACATATCCAATGACCCTTGAAGGTAAAAAGAAATTGGAAAATGAATTAGAAGATTTAAGATTAAATCAAAGACCTAAAATTATTGAAAGAATCAAAATTGCCAGGAGTTATGGTGATTTATCTGAAAACTCTGAATATGAATCTGCTAAAAATGAACAAAGTATGTTAGAAAGTAGAATTACTACTGTTGAACATATGCTTCAATATTCTAATGTTGTAGATAATGAAGATGTTGATAAAGACTTGGTTAACGTTGGTAAAAAAGTTACTTTTAAAGAATTACCAGATGAAGATCCAGAAACTTATCAAATTGTTGGAGCTGCTGAAGCAGATCCAATGGGTGGAAAAATTTCAAATGATTCCCCAATTGCTAAAGCATTGTTAGGTCATAAGAAAAATGATGATGTAACAATTGAAATTCCTGCTGGTGATATGCAGGTTAAAATTATTGATGTTCAATAA
- the udk gene encoding uridine kinase — translation MVENKKRPVVIGVTGGSGSGKTTVSRAIFNQLLGHSIMILQQDSYYKDQSQKTWAEREETNYDHPLSFDTDLLIDDLHKLLNYKAIEKPVYDYKKLNRSEETVTQEPRDVIILEGILILDDKRLRDLMDIKVFVDTDDDIRILRRIQRDTKERGRTLDEVVQQYLETVRPMYNQFVEPSKRYADIIVPEGGKNQVAIDLLTTKIQSILLKHGNTKVLNNIDTTI, via the coding sequence ATGGTAGAAAATAAAAAACGTCCTGTTGTTATAGGTGTAACTGGTGGTTCTGGTAGTGGTAAAACTACTGTAAGTCGTGCTATTTTTAATCAGTTGTTAGGGCACTCAATAATGATTTTACAACAAGATTCTTACTATAAGGACCAATCACAAAAAACTTGGGCTGAAAGAGAAGAAACTAACTATGATCATCCATTATCTTTTGATACGGATTTATTAATCGATGATTTACACAAGTTATTAAACTATAAAGCAATTGAGAAACCCGTTTATGATTATAAAAAGTTGAATCGTAGTGAAGAAACAGTTACTCAAGAACCTCGTGATGTTATTATTCTTGAAGGAATTTTGATTTTAGATGATAAACGTTTAAGAGATTTAATGGATATTAAGGTATTTGTGGATACTGATGATGATATTCGTATTTTAAGACGTATTCAACGTGATACTAAGGAACGTGGACGTACACTTGATGAAGTTGTTCAACAATATCTAGAAACTGTTAGACCTATGTATAACCAATTTGTTGAACCAAGTAAGCGTTATGCAGATATTATTGTTCCTGAGGGTGGTAAAAACCAAGTTGCTATTGATTTATTAACTACTAAAATTCAATCAATTTTATTAAAACATGGTAATACCAAAGTTTTGAATAATATAGATACAACAATTTAA
- the pheS gene encoding phenylalanine--tRNA ligase subunit alpha produces MSLKNDLTELRDKGLENIKSATDIKKMNDEIKVHLLGKKGLITKALRGIKDLPVEERPKVGSYANKIRDDIQLALDKKQSELEKIALNKQLAAEKIDVTLPGDPIAKGHPHVIQSIIDEISDMFIGMGYEVLSGPEVEEDKYNFEMMNLPKDHPARDMQDTFYITKEILMRTQTSPMQARTLEKHDFNKGPLKMISPGVVYRRDTDDPTHSHQFHQVEGIVIDKHITMADLKGTLEYLLHQLFGDKYDIRLRPSYFPFTEPSVEADVTCFKCNGKGCDVCKNTGWIEVLGAGMVHPNVLNMAGVDSDTYGGFAFGLGPDRFAMLKYGVDDIRDFYLNDVRFLSQFN; encoded by the coding sequence ATGAGTCTAAAAAATGATTTGACCGAGTTACGCGATAAAGGTCTAGAAAATATTAAAAGTGCAACTGATATTAAAAAAATGAATGATGAAATTAAAGTTCATTTATTGGGTAAAAAAGGACTAATTACAAAGGCTTTAAGAGGTATTAAAGATTTACCAGTTGAAGAACGTCCTAAAGTTGGTAGTTATGCAAATAAGATTCGTGATGATATTCAATTAGCTTTGGATAAAAAGCAATCTGAATTAGAAAAGATTGCCTTAAATAAACAATTAGCTGCTGAAAAAATTGATGTTACTTTACCTGGTGATCCGATTGCTAAAGGGCATCCCCATGTTATTCAATCAATCATTGATGAAATTTCAGATATGTTTATTGGCATGGGATATGAAGTTTTAAGCGGTCCTGAAGTTGAAGAAGATAAGTATAATTTTGAAATGATGAACTTACCTAAAGATCATCCTGCAAGAGATATGCAAGACACTTTTTACATTACAAAAGAAATTTTAATGAGAACACAAACTTCTCCTATGCAAGCTAGAACTTTGGAAAAACATGATTTTAATAAAGGTCCTTTAAAAATGATTTCACCTGGGGTTGTATATCGCCGTGATACTGACGATCCTACTCATTCACACCAATTCCACCAAGTGGAAGGAATTGTGATTGATAAGCATATTACAATGGCAGATTTAAAAGGGACTTTAGAATATTTATTACATCAATTATTTGGTGACAAATATGATATTAGATTAAGACCAAGTTATTTTCCATTTACAGAGCCATCAGTTGAAGCCGATGTAACTTGTTTTAAGTGTAATGGTAAAGGTTGTGACGTATGTAAAAATACTGGTTGGATTGAAGTCTTAGGTGCTGGGATGGTACATCCTAATGTTCTGAATATGGCAGGCGTTGATTCAGATACTTATGGTGGATTTGCCTTCGGATTAGGTCCAGATCGTTTTGCAATGCTTAAATATGGTGTTGACGATATTCGTGATTTTTATTTAAATGATGTTCGCTTCCTATCACAATTTAATTAA
- the pheT gene encoding phenylalanine--tRNA ligase subunit beta, producing MKVSYKWLKEYIDLDIPAKDLAEKIERSSVEVDSVDKPSEGLKKIVVGQILSLEDHPDSDHLHVCQIDVGEDEPIQIVCGAPNVEKGKKVIVALSGARIADNIKIKKSKMRGIQSNGMLCALDEIGFPKDVVPKEWADGIYFLPDDAKNGDDVYSYIGMDDELIDLDVTPNRGDMLSIYGTLHDLSAIYNKHVNYDDVTVKETSGKKTSDQVNSDVDENIAPIYKNRIVNNVNIKSSPLWLQIRLWNAGIKPINNIIDITNYVMLKFGQPMHAYDLDKLNGNKVTVRNAKKGEKITTLGEDNLNLDEKDIIIADDRPIALAGVIGGLDTSITKETKNVLFECAVFDPIKVRKMARKHVIHTEASQRFERGVNHSGLDEAMENACQMSNELANGDVCDDILDGTEYKISPVVVEITLTKINHILGTHLSYEQVQDIFERLGFIVHRNDDSFSVTVPVRRGDIHIDADLIEEVARIYGYDNLPSTLPTTTMTTGKLQPKQQLMRDSRHILEGLGLTHAISYALTTSEKANMFMMQNSFETNLSYPMTNDHETLRMNLLTGLLDDIAYNKARNVSDVALYEQGRVFYKDTKDQVKPSEIEHIAGAISGSLISSNWDENNKEVDFYQIKGIVNKYLETIGFNGQIDYVSNAEYPEMHPGRTADIMIHGHYVGFVGEVHPNIAKQFKINDTYVFDLNLDSLNDLPKSDQSYESISKYPSISRDIALLVDDNITNSDIVKVIEKRGGAFLKEVNIFDVYNGEHVPEGKKSMAYNLVFQNKRDTLVDDDVNKVMDKIQRNLEKEFDVEVR from the coding sequence ATGAAAGTATCTTATAAATGGCTTAAGGAATATATTGATTTAGATATTCCTGCAAAAGATTTAGCCGAAAAAATAGAACGTTCTTCAGTAGAAGTTGATTCTGTTGATAAACCTAGTGAGGGACTAAAAAAAATAGTTGTTGGACAAATCCTTAGCTTGGAAGACCATCCTGATTCAGATCATCTACATGTATGTCAAATCGATGTTGGTGAAGACGAACCTATTCAAATTGTTTGTGGTGCTCCCAATGTTGAAAAGGGTAAGAAAGTAATTGTTGCATTATCTGGTGCTCGAATTGCTGATAATATAAAAATTAAGAAATCTAAAATGCGTGGTATTCAATCTAATGGGATGCTATGTGCTTTAGATGAAATAGGTTTTCCAAAAGATGTTGTTCCTAAGGAATGGGCTGATGGAATTTACTTTCTACCTGATGATGCCAAAAATGGTGATGATGTATACTCATATATTGGTATGGATGATGAACTAATCGACTTAGATGTTACTCCTAATCGTGGTGATATGTTAAGCATATATGGAACTCTTCATGATTTGTCTGCTATTTATAATAAGCATGTAAATTATGATGATGTTACAGTTAAAGAAACTTCTGGTAAGAAAACATCAGATCAAGTTAACAGCGATGTTGATGAAAATATTGCTCCAATCTATAAAAATCGGATTGTCAATAATGTGAATATTAAATCTAGTCCACTATGGTTACAAATTCGTTTATGGAATGCTGGAATTAAACCCATTAATAATATTATCGATATTACTAATTATGTAATGCTAAAATTTGGTCAACCTATGCATGCTTATGATTTAGATAAGCTAAATGGTAATAAAGTTACTGTAAGAAATGCCAAAAAGGGTGAAAAAATTACTACATTAGGTGAAGATAATTTAAATCTCGATGAAAAAGATATTATCATTGCTGATGATCGTCCAATTGCATTAGCAGGTGTAATTGGTGGCCTAGATACATCAATTACTAAGGAAACTAAAAATGTTTTATTTGAATGTGCAGTTTTTGATCCTATTAAAGTAAGAAAAATGGCACGTAAGCATGTTATACACACTGAGGCTTCCCAAAGATTTGAACGTGGTGTTAATCATAGTGGTTTAGATGAAGCTATGGAAAACGCTTGCCAAATGAGTAATGAATTAGCGAATGGTGATGTTTGCGATGATATTTTAGATGGAACTGAATACAAAATTTCACCAGTAGTTGTTGAAATTACTTTAACGAAAATTAATCATATTTTGGGGACCCATCTTTCTTACGAACAAGTTCAAGATATATTTGAAAGATTAGGATTTATTGTTCATAGAAATGATGATTCATTTTCAGTTACTGTTCCTGTCAGACGTGGGGATATTCATATTGATGCTGATTTGATTGAAGAAGTTGCGAGAATTTATGGTTATGATAATTTACCATCTACTTTGCCTACAACTACTATGACTACTGGTAAACTTCAACCTAAACAACAATTGATGAGAGATAGTAGACATATTCTTGAGGGACTAGGTTTAACCCATGCAATTTCATATGCTCTAACTACCTCAGAAAAAGCTAATATGTTTATGATGCAAAATTCGTTTGAAACTAATCTTAGTTATCCTATGACTAATGATCATGAAACTTTAAGAATGAACTTATTAACCGGTTTATTAGATGATATCGCTTATAACAAGGCAAGAAATGTTAGCGACGTTGCTTTATATGAACAAGGCCGTGTATTTTATAAGGATACTAAAGACCAAGTTAAGCCTTCAGAAATTGAACATATTGCTGGTGCTATTTCAGGCTCATTAATATCAAGTAATTGGGATGAAAACAATAAAGAAGTAGATTTTTACCAAATTAAAGGAATTGTAAATAAGTATCTAGAAACTATTGGTTTTAATGGACAAATTGATTATGTATCTAATGCAGAATACCCAGAAATGCATCCTGGTAGAACTGCTGATATTATGATTCATGGTCATTATGTTGGCTTTGTTGGAGAAGTACATCCTAATATTGCAAAACAATTTAAGATTAATGATACTTATGTTTTCGACTTAAACTTAGATAGCTTAAATGATTTACCTAAGTCAGATCAAAGTTATGAATCTATTTCTAAATATCCATCTATTTCAAGAGATATCGCATTGTTAGTAGATGACAATATTACAAATTCTGATATTGTTAAGGTAATTGAAAAACGTGGTGGCGCATTCTTAAAAGAAGTTAATATTTTTGATGTTTATAATGGTGAACATGTTCCAGAAGGTAAAAAATCAATGGCCTATAATCTAGTATTCCAAAATAAACGTGATACTCTAGTAGACGATGATGTTAATAAAGTTATGGACAAGATTCAAAGGAATTTAGAAAAAGAATTCGATGTTGAAGTTCGTTAA
- the mltG gene encoding endolytic transglycosylase MltG, whose protein sequence is MANKLKSDNSSKKHNNLGRKISFTIVGILIILGCFIFFLGHQYLNSSLEPLNSKDKSVIQVNIPLGASDKKIGSILQDNKIVKSGMVFDYYVNSNHYNNLKAGYYEFSPSMSLSTIAKKLKNGGSSQPLQGNYGRLLVREGDDINQISKDIENRSQYSREDFLNLIDDKNYLSQLEKQYPEMLSSSFKSKNTRYKLEGYLYPATYNSQKGIDLKDIVKQMLDKSNNELKPYYKTIKKQGLTVNQVMTLASMVELERYSNIDREKIAGVLFNRLNYQLPLEMKSSILYANGKSFSQSIEKKDYKIKSPYNLFKHTGYGPGPISNPSINAVKAVLNPRDRDKNYLHFYIDTKKNKVMYTSDLLNSSSIVKNNNYMR, encoded by the coding sequence TTGGCTAATAAATTAAAATCCGATAATTCTTCTAAGAAGCATAATAATTTAGGCCGAAAGATTAGTTTCACAATTGTGGGAATTTTGATTATATTGGGATGTTTTATATTTTTCCTAGGACATCAATATTTAAATAGTTCTTTAGAACCACTTAATTCCAAAGATAAAAGTGTCATACAAGTCAATATTCCTTTAGGTGCTTCGGATAAGAAAATTGGATCAATTTTACAGGATAATAAAATTGTTAAGAGTGGGATGGTATTTGATTATTATGTAAATAGTAATCATTATAATAATTTAAAAGCTGGATATTATGAATTTTCACCTTCAATGAGTTTATCGACGATTGCTAAAAAACTGAAAAACGGTGGTTCTTCGCAACCGCTTCAAGGCAATTATGGTAGATTGCTTGTTAGAGAAGGCGATGATATTAATCAAATTTCCAAGGATATAGAAAATAGAAGTCAATATTCTCGAGAAGATTTTCTTAATCTTATTGATGATAAAAATTATTTATCGCAATTGGAAAAACAATATCCAGAAATGTTGAGTTCTTCATTTAAATCTAAAAATACTAGATATAAGTTGGAGGGATATTTATATCCTGCTACTTATAATTCGCAAAAAGGAATTGATTTGAAGGACATTGTTAAACAAATGTTGGATAAATCTAATAATGAGCTAAAGCCTTATTATAAAACTATCAAGAAGCAAGGACTTACGGTAAATCAAGTCATGACTTTAGCATCGATGGTTGAATTGGAAAGGTATAGCAATATTGATCGTGAAAAGATTGCTGGAGTATTATTTAACCGATTAAATTATCAATTACCACTTGAAATGAAGTCCAGTATTTTGTATGCTAATGGGAAAAGTTTTAGTCAATCAATTGAAAAAAAAGATTATAAAATTAAATCTCCTTATAACTTATTTAAGCATACTGGATATGGACCTGGACCTATTAGTAATCCTAGTATTAATGCTGTGAAAGCAGTTTTAAATCCAAGGGATAGGGATAAAAATTATTTGCATTTTTACATTGATACTAAGAAAAATAAAGTTATGTATACCAGTGATTTGTTAAATAGTAGTTCAATAGTCAAAAATAATAACTATATGAGATAA